The nucleotide window AGTATTACTTTTTGCCCAACGATCATAAAGAATACTATAGATCACTGAATAGAAAGGAGAATCTTGGGTAGAAAACTTTCCTTCATGTTCATAAATAActgatttaactttttcaatcatagaatcccaattctcataaattaaatgaagacatgacttatttgtatcacacattcgaatcatatcataaatcgGTGCAGTAAAAGCAAGAATGTAATTGACCTTCGCCCACCAATTCTCATCCAACACCTTATCACGAACAAATCTTGTTTTGCCTTGATCATCTTCTCTATATTGTCCCCATTGTTCACTTACAATCATTGATTCTAGAGCacccttaattaatttaaaccttTTGAGCATAACAACAACAGAAGCAAAACGAGTGTCCGCAACTGAAAGTAATTTCAAAGGACTAAATCGATTAAACATAGCCAATCGCATTGAATGGTTCATTATGAAGTTTTTAATTACCATAACATCACCATAAACATCAGTTATCCaatgacattcatcatatgtctCTTGATTAGATTCCACATTTTTAGCTgcacatatatttttcaaagctagaTTCAAAGTATGCACAACACATGGAGTCCAATAAATATGTGGAAACATACCTTCAATGATTTCCCCAGCACCTTTacaatttttagcattatcagttattacttgaactactttttgatgaccaacctcatcaattatctccttcaataaattagcaatgaaatatttatctttaacttcacCTGCACAATTAACAGCTTTAATAAACATCGGGCCTGATTCACAAACTACCATGAAGTTAATTAAAGGTCTCCTTTGTGGGTCACTCCATCCATCACTAACAATACTAACCCCTTTTTCCATCCAAGTGCTTTTAATAGGTTCCAATAACCTTTccacatttgttttctcttgctGAAGTAGTGtagttcttaatttattgtaccCAGGAGGCACATAACCACCCAATGAATGATTAGCTGCAAATGAAAAGGCACTAATATAGTTTGGAttcctagcaaaattaaaagggaGACCACCAGTGTAAAACATTCTAGCAATTTTCTCATCTAATTGAgctctagtttgtatgtcaaaagatttagcaataggagaatcatcaacttttctcttctttaaaaaaagatttgcCCCACTCGGTAACGGTAAAGATAAAGACAATGATTGATTTACATTAGTAGTACTACTAGGCAATGACACTTCCTTAGGTTGAGAATTATAAACCTTATTGGTAGCTTCATCATCTAATGTCCTTAGGCAAGAGTCTAAGGACATGAATCTTGATGATTTTGTTGTCTTAGATGGAGTTGAAATGCCATAGTTTGATTCCTTTTCATAATTGGAAACAACCATTGTAATAGGTtaattcaactcattttttattcctttcaaGAAATTGTCTTTTAGAGTTTTCAAAGTAAGATATTTTTGGAGCCAtttgaaatgagaaaatttaaaatggaGTTATCATAAACAAAGAGACATGTTTAGGgtaaaaagaatgaaaatgacACAAGCCCCAACCCATCTAAATATTAGTTTTGAGTAGAAGAAGAAACTAGTTTAAATTGTGTTCATACATGATGGCATGTATGATcacaaataatgacatttatTTAGAAAAGATAGTGATCACCTAATATTCTTATAGGAGCACAAAATGACATATCTTTTTTTAGCTCTAAGCACATCTTAGTCATAAATTGTCATACCTTTTTATGTTTTAGGCATTTTTTAGTCAAAGacattataaattaaa belongs to Mangifera indica cultivar Alphonso chromosome 2, CATAS_Mindica_2.1, whole genome shotgun sequence and includes:
- the LOC123208540 gene encoding uncharacterized protein LOC123208540, which produces MFYTGGLPFNFARNPNYISAFSFAANHSLGGYVPPGYNKLRTTLLQQEKTNVERLLEPIKSTWMEKGVSIVSDGWSDPQRRPLINFMVVCESGPMFIKAVNCAGAGEIIEAKNVESNQETYDECHWITDVYGDVMVIKNFIMNHSMRLAMFNRFSPLKLLSVADTRFASVVVMLKRFKLIKGALESMIVSEQWGQYREDDQGKTRFVRDKVLDENWWAKVNYILAFTAPIYDMIRMFYSEQWLEEGEGRVPPHMDGEVSIERNKCFRRIFSEDERFKALDEYANFSLKSGPFEDPDSIGARFNTEPMKWWACFGSNAPLLQKLAFRVLGQPSSSSCCERNWSTYSFIHSIRRNKLIPKRAEDLVFVHNNLRLLSRVNSKYYDGKEKMWDVGGDDFGSMEDVGVLQLANLSLDEPELESVFFDEDANDIMDKENDQIEKIQ